Genomic DNA from Gossypium hirsutum isolate 1008001.06 chromosome A01, Gossypium_hirsutum_v2.1, whole genome shotgun sequence:
tatctcggatttatggtctcgaaaccaccattccgactaggcctaaaatcaagatattacaatgtttactttttatctatcatgtaatgccaataagaAGATATTATTTACTCATATATTGGGCTATAAATTCCCCTACTGTGCATACTACATATCATTAGGTACTACATATCTTATACCTAATGCCTACCTTTCGGCGCATACCTATtagaactcaagcttttacttacatcaaagtatatgagtcacgcatacatagtccattcAAGATTAAGGTACGCCACACTTCGGAcgtcacaagtaaataaatccatAGACTGATTTAGAATCTAATCTTCTTAGGTCTAATCTGATGTACTATCAATCTAGCCAATCACATCTATAGCGCTATCTTGTAGGAGTTATCAACTCTGATGCCTATGACAAGACATCTCCCAAATTAGATTTAATAAATGGTATATTAATGTTTCAACCCATTTGcttatttctgattagactaaagacatgtttagattCATCTACTATTACAAGTTATCTTTTAGTATTACGATCTGACCGTAAAAtatgcttagtattagtttaagcATTGGACAACTGGTGAGTTGATAATTGTTTCTATTTTGTTTAGCATGCAAAAAACACAGGAAAACATTATAAAAGTATATTAACGTAatcttttattaatcaatctattcaaaaaaattacaattgtACATAGACGAAAATAATACACTTTGGGCACTAGATTCAACAAtcacatcatcatcaatattcaaAAATACTGCTAACACCGCTATCTTATCTGGTTTCCTAACAGTGATAATTATGTGACTATTGTATCTGGTACCCTAAGAATAGTATTTTCATCTATGtgcacttgtaattttttgaacagtTTAGTTAATAAAGTCATTCATGGATTACAtcaatatactttgtataatgtcCTCATGTGTTTTTTTATGCAAagcaaaatataaacaaattttgactcactggttatctaatgttcaaactaatactaagcggtattttGTGGTcaatcgtaatacaaaaagacagcTTATGTTAATAGACAAACCTAAGTCCAATCGAAAATCAACTATCTGGTTAAAAGGCTAGTATGTAATCTACCAAGCCCAATTGAGAAGATGTCTTATCTTAAGCATCAGAACGAATAACtcccaaaatataaaaacatagaTGTACTCACCTAGGCTGACATTGCATTTAACTGAACccaatgaaaataaatcctaaatccatttataaatttatttacttgAGACGTTCATAGTACGATATACCTTAACTATAAGTGGATGACAATGTATACATGACTCATATACTTTAATATAAGTacaagcctaagttcaaatagataaggaaccgaaatcTGATAAATTGAATATACAACTTCTGCAATAGGTAGCGCCACTCAcaacagtgaaattcatagccaAAATACGAGTAAATGGTATTATCTCATTTGTATTACAAGACAGATGAAAATAAACATTGTCACAGGTCATTTATCTTTGTGACAAATGActtaattttttactaaaaaagatgtaataattactataaaataaaataagattatactaaaatataaatttattaaaagagATTTATGATATCCTATAAGgataacacacttatgaaaaAATCATTAGACAAATACTAATTGAGTtattttcgtaatggtatgtgaTTAAAAAGAGTTAAGTCACAATACCATAATAGAATAACTTCATTATTAAATGAGTCTATAATTAATAGTTgaaacatataaatcattttaTGTCCAATCCATCCCTTCACTTACTTATTTAAGTtaaaaatgaattgcatattaaattaaataaacagaaatggatagaaatggtaaaattgaaaaaattgaggAACATTTGAAAATAAATGTAGTTTTCTCACTAAAtagaaattatttgaaaaattaatttataattttttttgttttttaattaattcaataattgaagttcaaaaattaaattaaattaaattaattaattgtagtGAATCTGTTAAACGAAAAAACATTAAATGTATTTTCTCATAGATCCTTTTACGGTgaagttaaaatgattttaacgaaattagaatcagattgtgaaaattatttaatcagaaaattttatttatctatttaaattaatttatgatatttcttttaaaacatagaaaaactgtATTAGGTCAcattgaattataaagtactggATTAAAAGTTCAAGAAATACTTAAAATCGAACCCGAAATAGAAGAGACCCCCTCATATTAATACATGGGACGACAAATCCAAAACTTTAAGATGTTGCTATTTTGCCCGAAAATAGTGAGTATCttttaagtataaattctatttttcgaaataaaaattctaccagtttctatagaagagaaatttgttttcttactcaaagtaaagtaaataaatttttttttattttttattttatgtttaatttgaatTCATTCGAACCCACATTTAAAGCAAATTGTGATATGATTATATCAGAGAAGATAGTTCGATTAAAAGCTGTAAATGACATCTAATTGAAACAAATGTgcgattttgagaaaaattttattgctataaaaatcacatatcgactcaattttcaaattttaatttttctttgtacaagaaaatcatttttttaaccGATTTTTTTTCAACAGTTCCTTTGAATAATTAACAAATAAGGACGCATTCATAAAAAATAGGATCAAACCCCATTGCATATTGATACTTTTGGGTATAAAATAGATCtgcttcttttttgtttcttttgagcCAAATTCTCCCTTAATTACTAATGTACTTGAACAAATATGAATCCTTTCTCTAAAAGAATCCATCGAAACAGAAAGTATCCCAATGCAATAAAGTTACATAGTGCATTTTTCATTGATAAAAGGAGTATTTCCATGAGTTCACCTTGGTATTTGTTCATACTGGCATATTGAATGATCCAAGCCACTAACTCTATATTCATAAAATGCATACGACTCTAGTTGCTGGTTATGCTAGTTAAATGGCTCTATTTGAATTAGCCATTTTTATCCCTCGAGTCCCGTTGTTGATCCAATGTACAGACAATGTATGTTCATTATACTCTTCCTAACAAGTTTAGGAATAACCAATTTATGGGGTGGTTGGAATATTATAAGGGAGACTATAACAATTCTAAGTACTGAAGTTACAAAATGTGGCCAGAACACATATTGTGCGTTTTAGCTTCTGCTTATTGGCAGCTATCTAAAATTGGGATCTAGAGATTTTTATGATAAATGCACACGAAAACCTTCTTCGGATTTGCCCAAGAGTTTTGGAATTCATTTATTTCTCTCAAGAGTAACTTGCTTTAACTTTGACACATTTCATGTAACAGGATTGTATGGTTCTAGAACATGAGTGTCAAACTTTTATGGACTAACTAACAAGGTCCACGCTATAAATCCAGAGTAGTACATGAAAGGTTTTGTTCCTTTTGTTCCAGGAGAAGGCTCATCATATTGCAATAGGAACACTGAGCTTATTAGCAAGGTTATCCCATCTTAGTATCCGCTCGCCCAAACATTTATATAAAAGATTACATATGGGAAAAATTGAAATCGCCCTTTCCAGTAGTATAGCTGCTATTTTTGTTGCAGCTTTTGTTGTTACTAAATCTTTGTTGCAGCTTTTGTTGTTACCCAAACTGTGGTACGGTTTAGCAACTACCCCATCTAATTATTTGATCCTACTCACTATCAACAGGATCAAGGATTAGGATCAAGGATACTTCCAGCAAGAATCTTAGAATATGACATCTTAGGATAACTTGTAATCTGATTCTTAGCTTCCCATTTGTCATATATGTTCAACAATGTTCAACAAAGGCGTTACTTTGTGAAGTTCACCAGATTCAAGTTCGCCTATGGTAAAGAGTAGAAGGTACACTAGTTTAGTCAAGTCCACTAAGTGCACATGCCTCACTAAGAGATCAGCTCCGCTGAAAGACGTGATGGGGTGGGCAGTGTAGGTACAATAGACATCTATATATGTAcggttttaaatattatttatattatttctcaTATTTAATAAGAAAAAACATTAACGGTTTTTAACAAAGTAGAATACaataataatgttattatttaaCCTCATGGTTGCCTAAGGAAGCCCCACCTTCATCTAAAATTTAGGTCAAGAGTGTGCAAATTCATTTCCTCCAATGTAAGTATTGAAACATTCAAAGATGAAATCTTTGGTTATCATCATCCTTTTCGTTGGTCAaggcaaaaataacaaaaacccAATTTGAATGTTTACTAAAAGATCAATGACACTAGAACCAGAAGACAAAAAGGAGACAACaccataatatattaataattttcttGTCACTCGTCAAGCATTTAACAAGAGAACCGAAAGTAACAGGCAATTACAGGATTAGATGAGAAAGTTCAATAAACAgtgtaggtatactcatcgggaGGAAGGCAAAGCACGCCAATTATCAGTAAGAAGCAGGGCACGGTCACGAGAAGTTGCCGAGAGTTGCTGAAGAACTGCATTTTTGACATGAGTTGCAGCAGTTTCACCAGAACGTGTAGCAAGTTCAAGATACACAATAGCTTTCAGCAATTCCCCTTCCTGCCCAAATATTATCATCACAGCCATATCAGCTTATAAATATAATAGTGGTATAGGCACACAATTTTGCCATTGAGAAGGTAGAAATAATCAGAATCACaccaacaaaaaatgaaaaacttGAACCAGAAGCAAGTCTGCATACGAgcaaaaaagggaagaaaaagaagGGTTCTGTTTTCCCCCCTCAATCATATTTCCCCATTCTACTTCAACGTGACATAAGCAGAAAATCACATTCCTTTCATCAAATATCAAAGAGAACTACTGTTTGCTATTAAAAGACACTCAGTATCTCACACACGTTTCTATTATTCTCTATATTTTAAACAGAAAAAAGAAAGTGCCATACGGAAAATAGAGCAAGTCCATGTTCAAATTGAGCTTTGCCATGGCCACGATCAGCTGCTCTCTTCATCCACTTCCTCGCTTGTCTACGACTATGTGATAAACCTTCCCCAAATGTATAACAAAGGGAAGCATTATACATTGCACGCACATATCCACCTTCAGCAGCCTTTAGATACCATCTAGCCTGATAAACAACAGTAACCAACAAAATAAATCCTATCATCCCAAGTTTTCTCAAATACAACACGCTCgatttatgaatataattaaaaCCGGTAAGCAAAGAAACCCCTACTGCTTCCTGAAGATTTTGTTCCACCCCAAGACCTTGATGTAGGCAAAGGGCCAGCTGGTATTGAGCTCGAACATGGCCCCCAATTGATGCTTGATGCAACCATTTTACAGCTTCCTTATGATTTTGAGGTTGTGCTGGATATCGTTAAAAAGAATTCAAACTGTATGGCATTAAATTATAAGCTAGGATTTGAGAAAAAGTTGATGAATTtcgattaagaaaaaaaaaaagagaaaataccGTGCAAGTATGAAATTCCGAGATTGCACTGGCCAGCAGCGTCACCAAGGGCAGCAGCTTTTTGATAAAGAGCAATCGCCTCTTCCTTCTGACCCCTTTCCCAGTAAACAAGCCCCGCATCGACCATGGCA
This window encodes:
- the LOC107916809 gene encoding F-box protein At1g70590; translation: MNQKTLLDRSDASWFIAFPFSKPDGRDAKTKSSRWSKVSSESSSSPTNYPDFSALPFDILTKIAAPFNFPNLLAASLVCRSWGDALRALREAMVLLRQGKQFKHGRGGVGRNLEKALVSFLKGSARGSTLAMVDAGLVYWERGQKEEAIALYQKAAALGDAAGQCNLGISYLHAQPQNHKEAVKWLHQASIGGHVRAQYQLALCLHQGLGVEQNLQEAARWYLKAAEGGYVRAMYNASLCYTFGEGLSHSRRQARKWMKRAADRGHGKAQFEHGLALFSEGELLKAIVYLELATRSGETAATHVKNAVLQQLSATSRDRALLLTDNWRALPSSR